A single genomic interval of Chrysemys picta bellii isolate R12L10 chromosome 8, ASM1138683v2, whole genome shotgun sequence harbors:
- the IER5 gene encoding immediate early response gene 5 protein: MEFRLEAHRIVSISLGKIYSARGQRGGLKLHKNLLVSLVLRSARRVYLGEPGGECALPPRPGPPPPPDCERLRRGYRPSGSEAVARGRAEFPAECPRKRSAAERGQVAGSPGKKPRREAEPPPPQEDMETGNVASLISIFGSGFSGLLGKERGAAEATEPGQVCCEQPALRSLNPWSTAIVAF, translated from the coding sequence ATGGAGTTCCGGCTGGAGGCGCACCGCATCGTCAGCATCTCGCTGGGCAAGATCTACAGCGCGCGGGGCCAGCGCGGCGGCCTCAAGCTGCACAAGAACCTGTTGGTGTCGCTGGTGCTGCGCAGCGCCCGCCGGGTCTACCTGGGCGAGCCCGGCGGCGAGTGCGCCCTGCCGCCCCGCCCGGGCCCGCCGCCGCCCCCGGACTGCGAGAGGCTGCGGCGCGGCTACCGCCCGTCGGGCTCGGAGGCAGTGGCGCGGGGGCGGGCGGAGTTCCCGGCCGAGTGCCCCCGGAAgcggagcgcagccgagcggggcCAGGTGGCGGGCTCCCCGGGGAAGAAGCCGCGGCGTGAGGCGGAGCCGCCCCCGCCGCAGGAGGACATGGAGACTGGCAACGTGGCCAGCCTCATCAGCATCTTCGGCTCCGGCTTCTCGGGGCTGCTGGGCAAGGAGCGTGGCGCAGCGGAGGCGACCGAGCCAGGGCAAGTCTGCTGCGAGCAGCCGGCGCTGCGGAGCCTCAACCCCTGGAGCACGGCCATCGTGGCTTTCTGA